In Candidatus Omnitrophota bacterium, the sequence ATCACGTCTTTTAAGGTCACTTCCATGCCTTCCGCCTTTACGCCGCTTTCAACAAAAGAAGCCATTTTTCTGGTATTACCGCTCCGGGAATAATAAACTATCAAGATCTTCGCCATATCTTTCACCTTCCTTTCAAATAACTCTTATGGGCTGCAAGCTATGAGCTATGAGCTTAACTCAAAGCTCACAGCCCACAGCTCACAGCATACTCTGTTTTTTCATAAACACAGCTTCACTGCCAACAGTAGAATAAGGCCCGTGACCGGGATAAACAACTGTCTTATCGCTAAGCGCAAAAATCTTTTCTTTTATTGAGGCAATAAGGTCTTTCTCTGATGCGCCGGGAAAATCCGTCCTGCCAATCCCCCGGCAAAACAGGGTATCCCCGGTAAAAACGATATTATCGGTGGTTAAACATATCCCGCCCGGTGTATGGCCGGGAGTATGAATGACTCTTAAATTTATTTCACCTACTTCTATTTCGTCTTTGTCTTTTAACAAACGGACAGCCGTTGGTGAGGTATAACCCGGACCAAAAAACGCGGATAAATTTTTCGTGGGATTTATTAAACATTCAGCGTCCAGTTCGTGAATATATATCGGAAGATTAAATTTATCATTTACAGCGATGTGATCTATGTGGCCATGCGTATTTATAACTATTTTCGGCTCTAACCCTTCCTGCTTAAGGCAGTTGATAATCTTTTGATAATCATCGCCGGGGTCAATAATCACGGCCTGCCTGGTTTTTTTACAGCCCAGAATATAACAATTGGCCTTCATCTGTCCCACAGTTACAGATCTTATGATCATGCCGTCACTGACCTCGGCTTATCCTGACTGCATTTAAAGATGGTGTCTTTAATAGGGTTGCCCATCACAGGAAGGATGAAAAACCTCTTTAGAGCAGTTTTACCTCCATGGCCCCCGGCGGGCAAGCAGATACGCAAAGTTCACAACCCGTGCATTTGGAAACATCAAAGCCGACCGTCATATCCTCCCTGTTCATAAACAAGGCACCGGTCGGGCAGATAACAGTACAAACTCCGCATTGAGTACAGCGGTTATCGTTACGATGGACATCCTTTTCTAAAAGCTGCAGACCTACCCCTAACTTTTGTAAATAATTGATCCCGTTATTACAATTTGGCTCTTCGCCGGAAAGCTCTACGATCATCAACCCTTCTTCATCAGGAGTAACTTTTGCCTGGAGGATATTGAACGAAAGATCATATTCCTTAACCAGGCGGGAAACAATCGGTTGGTCAACTAAATTACGCGGAAAACGTAGAACTATTTTCTTGGATATCATCTTTAATCCCCCCTGAATATACAAATTACATATGAGCCGTGAGCTATGGGCTGTGCGCTAAAACTCATAGCTCAAAGCTCAAAGCTCACAGCTCATAGCTAACGTGTTTATTTATATTATTTCCACCTCGCCCCAGATGCCAAGTTTCTTACCAACAATAATTACAACTCCTTTTACCCCTTTAATCTCTCTAGCCCGTTCTATTCCCTGATTAATATTGTCGGGAGTTTTAACTATATTACCAACGGCTGTGGCTGCGGCATCAGCAAGGGGTGCGGAATCAGAAATAACCGTTACACTATCAGCCTTACCGAAACTCAGAGAGTGCCCGATCTTACCAGAAGAAGTGCATACTCCTAAGCCTGCCTCAAGACCAGTAAGCCTAAGAGCCACCTTACCGCTTAAGACCGACTCACCGGTATAAATACCCATTATTCTGTCCTGAGAGCTTCTAATAAAGACATCCCCGCCGTTTTCAACTATTACTTCAGAAGAAAAATCTAAAATCCCTTTGCCTACATATTCTGCCACTGCCCCGGCTATTGCAGCCATCGGACCCACATTGGCCACTCGAGAGGCACTAAGCATTTCTCTTACAATTTGAGGAATAGAGCTCGATCTTTTGT encodes:
- a CDS encoding MBL fold metallo-hydrolase, yielding MIIRSVTVGQMKANCYILGCKKTRQAVIIDPGDDYQKIINCLKQEGLEPKIVINTHGHIDHIAVNDKFNLPIYIHELDAECLINPTKNLSAFFGPGYTSPTAVRLLKDKDEIEVGEINLRVIHTPGHTPGGICLTTDNIVFTGDTLFCRGIGRTDFPGASEKDLIASIKEKIFALSDKTVVYPGHGPYSTVGSEAVFMKKQSML
- a CDS encoding NIL domain-containing protein, whose protein sequence is MISKKIVLRFPRNLVDQPIVSRLVKEYDLSFNILQAKVTPDEEGLMIVELSGEEPNCNNGINYLQKLGVGLQLLEKDVHRNDNRCTQCGVCTVICPTGALFMNREDMTVGFDVSKCTGCELCVSACPPGAMEVKLL
- a CDS encoding UPF0280 family protein, translated to MKRKTVKSSEKYRSWVTSKDLVNFEVLEGESDLFISAKKKLTVQAERLTRKCRKTIQDHIARYPRFKDSLQPINKRSSSIPQIVREMLSASRVANVGPMAAIAGAVAEYVGKGILDFSSEVIVENGGDVFIRSSQDRIMGIYTGESVLSGKVALRLTGLEAGLGVCTSSGKIGHSLSFGKADSVTVISDSAPLADAAATAVGNIVKTPDNINQGIERAREIKGVKGVVIIVGKKLGIWGEVEII